A genomic region of Lycorma delicatula isolate Av1 chromosome 4, ASM4794821v1, whole genome shotgun sequence contains the following coding sequences:
- the LOC142322771 gene encoding uncharacterized protein LOC142322771 → MSHDLVSELVIEQRADLLIITEPNKYLVARSGWMVDTNGDVAIMDVSGRIAWRLTSRSGGMLAVESDSTLAIGAYVSPNCDIHEFTRRLDIIQGVVNNARKKVIILGDFNSKAIAAGSAYTNRRGEILTDMMGAISCHCVNDGIPTYEARGHSSVLDLTIIDDRWSREHWDWRVLPHDVASDHHATMITIKGSDYVTREKMPYSSFTTEQIEIIIDRTAERIINIENLTPVALTNVIRQEMGRVAHRRANRHSVYWWNMEIETLRGLLQSRRRRKQRLRMRGGQEYEEASLAYKETRRALNKAIPVLYYIKEVQRNRNQKHYHQSSVISVERNPATRKVKCMMQSKHKQVLVGTSRQELLAAIDVWLCDYVALMI, encoded by the exons ATGTCTCATGATTTGGTTAGTGAACTGGTCATAGAGCAGAGGGCTGATTTACTGATAATCACGGAGCCGAACAAGTACCTTGTTGCTAGATCAGGCTGGATGGTGGATACAAATGGTGACGTGGCAATTATGGATGTAAGTGGCAGGATAGCATGGAGATTGACGTCCAGATCTGGAGGCATGTTGGCGGTGGAGTCGGATTCAACACTAGCGATTGGTGCCTATGTGTCTCCAAACTGTGACATACATGAATTTACTAGAAGACTAGACATAATACAAGGAGTAGTAAATAACGCTAGGAAGAAAGTCATTATTCTAGGTGATTTCAATAGTAAAGCGATTGCAGCAGGGAGCGCATACACCAATCGCAGAGGTGAGATCCTTACGGATATGATGGGGGCAATTAGCTgtcattgtgtaaatgatggcaTCCCTACATATGAGGCGAGAGGACACTCGTCAGTCCTGGACTTAACAATCATAGACGATAGATGGAGTAGGGAACACTGGGACTGGCGAGTGTTACCACATGATGTGGCGAGTGACCATCATGCCACTATGATTACCATAAAAGGCTCAGACTATGTGACTAGAGAGAAAATGCCCTATAGTAGTTTTACAACGGAACAGATCGAGATAATAATCGATAGAACGGCCGAAAGGATTATCAACATAGAGAATCTGACACCAGTTGCCCTGACTAACGTTATAAGACAAGAAATGGGCAGAGTAGCTCACAGAAGAGCCAATAGACACTCAGTGTATTGGTGGAATATGGAGATTGAAACACTGAGAGGGCTCCTACAATCGCGCAGAAGAAGGAAGCAGAGACTCAGAATGCGAGGCGGACAGGAGTACGAGGAGGCATCTCTGGCTTATAAAGAGACCAGACGGgccttaaacaaagctattc CTGTACTATACTATATAAAAGAAGTTCAACGAAACAGAAACCAGAAACATTATCACCAATCTTCTGTCATTAGTGTTGAACGTAACCCTGCAACTAGGAAGGTAAAATGCATGATGCAGAGCAAACATAAACAAGTTTTGGTTGGTACAAGTAGACAGGAGTTACTCGCAGCCATCGATGTATGGTTATGTGATTATGTTGCTTTGATGATTTAG